gggtctgcgatgaatatttcgatatgtttcAATTGTTTAAAGTGTTTCGAAAAAAGTGTTGTTTAAGGAAACACACCAATTTCCGAATATCGTATTTTCTCGAAACCCTCTTCATGAGTTCAAAATTGTTTCATAGCTTCatttaattctaaaataatGATTAACAAAACATATaacatagtaaaatttagaAACTTTAGCTCCATTAACACGATGTCTGGTTATACGTTATtgtaaataattcaatattccTTATGAATTATCGAAATAAACTtctaagatagaggattttgaatATACTCCCTCGATATTTATGTTTGGAAATAAGCAATTCTGTTATTtttaagatagagggttttgaatatattcCTTCGATATTTATGTTTGGAAATAAGCAATTCTGTTATTTATCTAACATACCCGGTTCTCCTTCTTCATCTCCCATTCGGGACTCTTCCTCCTCTTCTTCTTCCTCGTCTTCAGCTTCATCATCCTCGCCACCTTCAAATATACGCCTCTCCTTTTTAGTCATTTTACGATAATAATTCTTTGGTGCTATATAAGTGCCAGCCGTTATACGAGCAATCATTGCTCTTAAATAGTGTTTTTCCTTGCCACAAAAGCAAGGATATGAAACAATATCTGCCTCCAAATCAccggttaaaaattttttaatttgcctTGATAGTGAAATCTGTTTTGGTGTTACAATTGGCAGTTCAATCCATTCATCCGACAAGGAGTTGACAACAAAGTAAGAATAACGATTTACACCTTTACCAATAGGTTCCGGTGGTATATCAAAGACTTCCACATCTTTCACCAAAGGTACTGGCAATTCattagttttcattttaaataaatcttccTCTGCATGATTTTCCCAGCCAATAGCACCAGGAGTTAGCTCGGGACCAATGTGTGAAAATTGATTTTGATTTGAAGCACTCTCCCTATTTGCTTGCGCATGATTTTCTTGCATTTCCTTCTCCATTTGCTGTAAACGTGATTCATATTCCTCATTGGATAAAGTTGCTTCCACCACATAGTAGGAAGCTTTTAAACCATTGACCTGGCCCCAAAAACGACATTGCATTATTGAAGGATGTGTTTCTAAGCGATTCATTGAACATGCTAATTGAAAAATGTCCTCAGAACTGATGCTGAAACCACATTGATTCCAAAAGAATTGTAAATGCTGTACTCGTTCATTGAAGGTGTGAAATTTGTCCAAATAATCCTGTTTTAATTCCAACTTAAAATCATTGTTTTTTGTACGTTCCTCTTCTAAATCATCTTCAGCTGCATTCTGAATCGTTAAATCGTTTGGATAGGGCAGTTTCATAGATATCAGTTGTTTTTTGGCCACCTTGTACATACGATTCTCTTCATAAACCGCATCTGGTGGAAAACGTTCTGGTAAGTGAAACTTTTGCTCACGAACACTACGACTAAACTCTTcgaaaaaatcaattacatTAGGAGGACGTTCGTCTATAACACGTTTTATAATATCGGAGAGATGATCAAATCTATTTTGAAACACATGTTAAGAGGATTTATGTCAATTGAGGGATTAACACTTACAAATTATCTCCACTTATGTTGCTATATTGTTGCATTATCGATTTGGCTACAGCAACTTCATAATCAATATTTGGTGCCTTTATTAGAGGTTCCTTTGTCGAACGAACATCGTGTGACATCAAGCCGCTTGACATTGACGAAGACGAACTGCTAAACATATAATGTTCCGGTGGTGGTTCACATTTTACTGGTGCATTTTGTAAAGGAGATTTAACTTTAGCTTGAGATTCCTTAAGAAACTTAGCACAGGGATAATCTACACCAGTTTGAATACTACTAGATGTATTCGCCAATAGAAAATCGTCACAAGATAAAATGTTATCTAAATCCATTATTTCTGATATTTTGTAtgactttttgaaaataatttgtttcgTTCGAATTGAATATAAATTGTCAGTAATCTTGATTGTAATAGattatgtagatttattttgtAAGGCATTTTAGGGGAGTGATCCCTAAATTTATATCGAGTGACCAAATACATATGCTATAACAggttcataataataataagaaagtCTAGATCGATTTATTTAGAAGAACTACTCGTaaggcaaagatattgtccttaaaatggtgtgaataaaatagtttacttccaaaaggttaaaggacAATTTccggagtatatatttcaatgtaaaaaatatcaaagatcgcggtgtaaaaaattcaaaaataatatggtatgaggacacctaaactctctactatattcgtgcaaaataaTTTCGAGGGAGaccatacaaatttaatttgattcaactgtgttctgttttctatttgcttaaagttttatatgaatttatatgaaaaaaaacgtacttttaataacgtttttctttataactcctgaactaatcgagtctccatcgacatttttttgcacgaatatagcaaagagtttaggtgtcctcataccattttcttttttaatttttaacaccgcgatctttgatattttttacattgaaatatatactctgaaaattgacctttaaccttttggaagttaacaattttattcacaccatttaaggacaatatctttgtgtttttcaaagttatgggcaattatgtgtatataattttagacaattttaaccaatttttaaattttcaaactctttggaaccgtaatatgtgtggtaacattcattaaaatcgaagatgtgaAATCCGAAAATAGCTGTTTTCtttccgttttgatatggattctcccaaTTACCACAAGTACTAAATAcgtggttgatatttttatgtttatttgtttaaaagataCAAAGTGTAGCAAATGTTGATGTCAGTAACGTTAATCTTGAGCATATACAGATTCAAAAACCAACTTTAGAGTTCTAACCAACTCATTAATTTCACGTTTCTTGGttcattattaaagaaaattcaaaaagttccATGAGAAGAAAGAAGAAGTACTATGGAGtttctttttgtaaaaactcACAAGATAACGCCCCTAAATTTCATGATTATTGATTCattgttatattgtagaaatatcCAAAAGTATCATTAATTCCCCCTTTGGGGATTCTATTTCATTTAGGATTATGTGTGTACCATTTCTAGGACCATTATCataaaacaatcaaaaattagtaggaaaaaagtacctataagTACCCTTCTTGTAAATTCTAACTGATTCAGAATCATGTGCgtctaattttattataatttttttttagtttttacattttccaaCTTTGGATACATGTAACTTTTTCTAGGGTCGACATAACTGTTAGCCTAATTCACATGGTTGGaaagtactatttatattttaatttttagcccattcggatcataaatggatttttggcgatttgttttaaaaatttcagacCCAAATTTGAGGGAccacgtactggcccccattcCCAAAAACACCTCAACTCCAACAATGTGAAATTTCTTACtgaatcgttttttttttttttaaaaaagctataTAACATGGTTGTGAAGGAAATTTTTCCtaactttttttaagtttttataccgGAATTGCTTAGGGGCAAAAAATAGGCAgatgtattttaataaaacgttAGCTGAGACTTCAATCTTTAATTTGAATAAGTCTCGGACTAGAAGTCGTTGGAGATCAATagatagtaaatttttttatttgcctatatttacatatatcatTTAACTCGCTATAGTGATGTGCAAATTGGAATTGTGCATCTGTTTCGACTCGACCGCAGCGACATCGATTTTATTTGCAGCATAAATCAATTATCTCGTTTACTTTACCTTGGAGACCATTGTAGTTGAAATGCAGCAAAAGAGCGATatgtacagtgagcctcaaaagtgagtatacaccaaaaaatgtttgattttttttaagataatgaaaatcctaaaatttattcatcgattaaaattttaatgttcggtttgttggaaattgagttgaataatagtttcggttgtgaaaaaaaagatttaagtcggactataatgattttcatgattctaaaaaaatcaaaaaattcgcgggtgtttactcacttttgaggctgtgttgtgtacatatattgttttaatttcaaacaaGTTTAATGGTAGTGTATTAATTCAAGTTAAACTGACACATTtgcataaaattaatataaaaaactcaatacTAGATGCAATTTCGATCGATCATATGATCgatctaaagttttttttattaaaaaagcattaaacaaaatattattgaaattgtaaatatttacgTTCATACAATTTCGACAGACATAAATTTGGTTGAACAAAGAAAGTTATTGGAGAATATTTATTAgctatatatatacatatcgttaccttaatatagaaacgccctaactcgttttttttaaaaatttagttgttTGCATACTTCGGTTGATAAGCCCGTAATAcaccattaataaaataaaattaaatgtgacAACATTAAATTGGACGAAGACCTTCATAAAAgtctgtgttaaaaaaaatcgcaactACAGAACTTTAAGTTTTACTAAGTTGTTTCCGACTCCTATAAAGTAAGAAACATgttagttagggcctttctatattaagataGCGATATGAATGTACATTTTCTAAGTCCATACAAAGAAAGTTATATTAGCGATTCACAtagatacaaaatttaaacatcgTTTAGTGCAATTATCATATGTTGACTAAATAAGGAGgattacattttaataaaatatgtaaacattagatatttttagataaGATATTGTTGTGTTAAATGCAAGTACATACAATACACAGTGTGGATatctaaatacaaaataaattcttaataaacaaaaaatacttaatattaTTGTGGGTACATGTTTGTTAAGATACTTGTTTATGTATGCATAGAATTAAATATCTAAAAGATagttacttacttacttatttacattttaaatgtatGCCAAAACAACAAgttattaaagtaaatttaaacgACTCACAGTAAATTACTATTATGTGGTTTAACGTTTATCTCATaatgtttgttaatt
The nucleotide sequence above comes from Calliphora vicina chromosome 1, idCalVici1.1, whole genome shotgun sequence. Encoded proteins:
- the Rsph4a gene encoding radial spoke head protein 4 homolog A gives rise to the protein MDLDNILSCDDFLLANTSSSIQTGVDYPCAKFLKESQAKVKSPLQNAPVKCEPPPEHYMFSSSSSSMSSGLMSHDVRSTKEPLIKAPNIDYEVAVAKSIMQQYSNISGDNLFDHLSDIIKRVIDERPPNVIDFFEEFSRSVREQKFHLPERFPPDAVYEENRMYKVAKKQLISMKLPYPNDLTIQNAAEDDLEEERTKNNDFKLELKQDYLDKFHTFNERVQHLQFFWNQCGFSISSEDIFQLACSMNRLETHPSIMQCRFWGQVNGLKASYYVVEATLSNEEYESRLQQMEKEMQENHAQANRESASNQNQFSHIGPELTPGAIGWENHAEEDLFKMKTNELPVPLVKDVEVFDIPPEPIGKGVNRYSYFVVNSLSDEWIELPIVTPKQISLSRQIKKFLTGDLEADIVSYPCFCGKEKHYLRAMIARITAGTYIAPKNYYRKMTKKERRIFEGGEDDEAEDEEEEEEEESRMGDEEGEPDNDIVLLKNEKYDSSIQLTTLNNTEKWVHIRPNILLQGRIVWYNEEKAQRERENERKRLEKMRLQEEMAEDESGREEDNEEDEDEGEEEELEENAERGPRILTSCSQDISSETSVPWVGRFTSKFTNQNERILIMKSNVWPGAYTFIYKDLCESIYLGWGHKLVSRNMSWKHMTPIAEEYQHLPVDFIETIDPSVEMEEAYQLSLLKKEFKFKQIDDYEEHAALESTDDQEDDDDEDEEEE